A single Falco naumanni isolate bFalNau1 chromosome 20, bFalNau1.pat, whole genome shotgun sequence DNA region contains:
- the F11R gene encoding junctional adhesion molecule A — MAGAARRDGPGPRAPVLLVLGAAAVSLVGAQVTSETREVPEHKPADIPCSAYRFGLSNPRIEWKFQKGSSLVLFYYGGELTDSYKNRVQFSPNVIHFSTVTREDTGKYICEVVGSGNQIAKSEVNLIVQVPPAKPVAHVPTSATIGSKAVLRCTETDGSPPPTFRWYKDSMLMPPNPKTSPTFRNSSYTLDPATGELTFEPLSGFDTGDYYCEATNNVGSPQKSAVVHMEASEVNVGGIVAAVVVLLMVLALVAFGIWFAYSRGFFKRKDTAGKKVIYSQPSHRSEGEFKQTSSFLV, encoded by the exons atggcgggagcggcgcggcgggacgGCCCCGGGCCCCGGGCCCCGGTCCTGCTGGTGCTCGGTGCGGCGGCCG TGTCCCTGGTCGGAGCCCAGGTCACCTCTGAGACCAGAGAAGTGCCTGAACACAAGC CTGCTGACATCCCCTGCTCAGCGTATCGGTTCGGCTTGAGCAACCCCCGCATCGAGTGGAAGTTCCAGAAGGGCTCCTCGCTGGTGCTTTTCTACTATGGGGGGGAGCTGACAG ACTCGTACAAGAACCGGGTCCAGTTCTCGCCCAACGTCATCCACTTCAGCACGGTGACGCGGGAGGACACAGGGAAGTACATCTGCGAGGTGGTGGGGAGCGGCAACCAGATCGCCAAGTCGGAGGTGAACCTCATCGTCCAAG TGCCGCCTGCCAAGCCGGTGGCCCATGTCCCCACCTCGGCCACCATCGGCAGCAAGGCCGTGCTGCGCTGTACCGAGACGGATGGCTCGCCGCCCCCCACCTTCCGCTGGTACAAGGACAGCATGCTGATGCCtcccaaccccaaaaccagccCGACCTTCAGGAACTCCTCCTATACCCTGGACCCCGCCACGGGGGAGCTG ACCTTTGAGCCTCTCAGTGGCTTCGATACCGGCGACTACTACTGTGAGGCAACGAACAACGTGGGATCCCCGCAGAAATCGGCCGTTGTCCACATGGAAGCCA GTGAAGTCAATGTGGGCGGCATCGTGGCTGCAGTCGTGGTGCTGCTGATGGTGCTGGCGCTCGTGGCCTTCGGCATCTGGTTTGCCTACAGCCGCGGCTTCTTCA agagaaaaga CACCGCCGGCAAGAAGGTGATTTACAGCCAGCCCTCGCACCGCAGCGAA GGAGAATTCAAGCAGACGTCCTCCTTCCTGGTGTGA